From a single Pieris rapae chromosome 17, ilPieRapa1.1, whole genome shotgun sequence genomic region:
- the LOC110998366 gene encoding caseinolytic peptidase B protein homolog isoform X1 has translation MAHITVCSAAKLTRLAPGSLKILAVPLRRSITASVLHNSKHERSNKHKKYAYAATSIGLALLAGSHIYNEKKFFKAAQLGNIPELQKQVAAAKDSGYAGAGNEGPADRRHSLGWTALMVAAANDHSTAVKELLKLGAKPDSREQYAGASATAASTGLHPLEVLQRREDEFCGSMNARASFLGWTALHYAALSDSTASAEALLEAGADPTVRDHAGRRALHYARDPSPTRDVIVEHARRWEEAAAAAAAEERRRFPLEQRLKQFIVGQQAAIETVAAAVRRKENGWADEDHPLVFLFLGSSGIGKTELAKQLARYMHRDDPAAFIRLDMSEYQEKHEVAKLIGAPPGYVGHEEGGQLTRALARRADAVVLFDEVDKAHPDVLTVLLQLFDEGRLTDGKGKLIECKNAIFVMTSNLAADEIAQYGLQLRREQEALRAQRMRARAAQGEATTPVRAEEGPERSPEVSRQFKDEVVRPILKKHFGRDEFLGRINEIVYFLPFSRQELLTLVQRELARWADKARVRHQLELRWEGGALGALADGYDVHYGARSITHEVERRVVNMIALAAERGALAKGSAVLLLEADGRLALAVRPPAARDFRRLDLDAL, from the exons ATGGCTCATATAACAGTATGTTCAGCTGCAAAACTGACGCGACTAGCACCAGGGTCTCTGAAAATATTGGCTGTGCCTTTGCGGCGAAGTATAACTGCAAGCGTTTTACACAACAGCAAACATGAGAGATCTAACAAACATAAGAAATATGCGTATGCTGCTACTTCCATTGGCTTAGCCTTGCTGGCTGGATCGCACATATATAATG aaaaaaagttttttaaagcGGCTCAACTTGGAAACATTCCTGAACTTCAAAA GCAGGTTGCGGCTGCAAAAGACAGCGGATATGCCGGAGCCGGTAACGAAGGTCCAGCGGATCGGCGGCACTCACTGGGTTGGACGGCGCTCATGGTGGCCGCCGCCAACGACCACTCGACCGCCGTCAAAGAGCTGCTGAAACTGGGCGCCAAACCCGACTCGCGCGAACAATACGCCGGGGCTTCGGCCACCGCCGCTTCGACGGGCCTGCACCCACTGGAGGTCTTACAGAGGAGAGAAGATGAATTCTGCGGGTCGATGAATGCGAGGGCCTCCTTCTTGGGGTGGACGGCCCTGCATTACGCCGCGCTGTCGGACTCTACTGCGTCTGCAGAGGCTCTGTTAGAAGCCGGAGCCGATCCCACGGTGCGCGACCACGCCGGCCGTCGCGCTCTGCACTACGCCCGAGACCCTTCGCCGACGCGCGACGTCATCGTCGAGCACGCGCGCCGCTGGGAGGaggccgccgccgccgccgcggCCGAAGAGCGGCGCCGGTTTCCACTCGAACAGCGCCTCAAGCAGTTCATCGTGGGTCAGCAGGCGGCCATCGAGACGGTCGCCGCCGCCGTCCGGCGGAAGGAGAACGGCTGGGCGGACGAGGACCACCCTCTCGTGTTCCTTTTCCTCGGTAGCTCCGGCATCGGTAAAACGGAGCTGGCCAAGCAGCTGGCGCGGTACATGCACAGGGATGACCCCGCGGCGTTCATTCGGCTGGACATGTCGGAGTACCAAGAGAAGCACGAGGTGGCCAAACTCATCGGCGCGCCGCCAGGCTACGTGGGCCACGAGGAGGGCGGTCAGTTGACGAGGGCCCTCGCCCGGCGCGCCGATGCCGTCGTGCTCTTCGACGAGGTCGACAAGGCCCACCCCGACGTTCTCACCGTGCTGCTGCAGCTCTTCGACGAGGGTCGCCTGACGGACGGCAAGGGCAAGTTGATCGAGTGCAAGAATGCCATCTTCGTGATGACGTCGAACCTGGCCGCGGACGAGATCGCCCAGTACGGCCTGCAGCTGCGCCGCGAGCAGGAGGCGCTCCGGGCGCAGAGGATGAGAGCCCGCGCCGCGCAAGGCGAGGCCACCACCC CCGTGCGGGCCGAGGAGGGCCCCGAGCGATCCCCGGAGGTGTCGCGGCAGTTCAAGGACGAGGTGGTGCGTCCCATCCTGAAGAAGCACTTCGGGCGCGACGAATTCCTCGGCCGGATCAACGAGATCGTTTACTTCCTGCCTTTCTCGCGCCAGGAGTTGCTCACGCTGGTGCAGCGCGAGCTGGCGCGGTGGGCCGACAAGGCGCGAGTGCGCCACCAGCTGGAGCTGCGATGGGAAGGCGGCGCGCTGGGCGCTCTGGCCGACGGCTACGACGTGCACTACGGCGCGCGCTCCATCACGCACGAGGTGGAACGCCGCGTCGTCAACATGATCGCCCTGGCCGCGGAACGCGGCGCTCTCGCCAAGGGCTCCGCCGTGCTGCTGCTCGAGGCCGACGGCCGCCTGGCGCTGGCCGTGCGCCCGCCGGCCGCCCGCGACTTCCGCCGCCTCGACCTGGACGCCCTCTGA
- the LOC110998358 gene encoding tyrosine-protein phosphatase 10D — MVYSLETGDCVKLKEKVSCEIRVLPSMMWKRSIVQVMSVWPVYRGSTPLILVLPFVFLILLTAVGVSSAADLVIEIPGWGGEDGEEAHYRLDYRPPHGSPAPNFTVPARASTINFQGLPGTKYHFMLYYSNATFADLLTWNQTIITAPEPPRNLTVTLGRNKQAAISWAPPLHGDFTAFRLRVVALAGETGARNLSVQVDAPDNGTWSHVLRDLSPGATYQLHAFTLLHDKESAAYASFNFTTKPNTPGKFIVWFRNETTLLVLWQPPYPPGAYTHYKVSIEPRDARDSELYVEKEGEPPGPAQAAFKGLVPGRAYNISVQTVSDAQLSPPTTAQYRTVPLRPRNLTLAPPPAALTETSFTVAWLPPAERSEFQKYQIAVSAGGGGGGAGARRLPAVVRGRDEPTLCSFDGLEPGKHYAVAVKTMSGKVTSWPAATELTLKPLPVRELGWRRSEEPESDRGGEARGGGVLLWWTPAPESTQDEYKVSWAEAGEDSNWSTTNVANATLASLLPGRNYSVSVVAVSRGVASNETSVAVATRPLAPVLRAVLPSRTSLRLEWSSDVDSRQDEYELRYRRVDSAEPPRTLRSAEPGATLEGLEPGAVYELELAALSRGLRGEPLLTERATRPLPPEWLAVERATSNSVVARWRGPLGGESGAFSLRYRAGAAAWRRLPPLPADATHAEIANMTHGERYSIALDTLSRSPAHGDPVEGGEPRLAQHTVRPNPVSNVAQLADTRNMTLEWPRPEGRVDAYRVRWWPAEDEGGAAPEGGEGGGERNVSAGEGRSARVLLAGLRPGRGYSVAIEALSYELASDVFAMHTRTRPLVQSEMTIVTQGGEDAETEAAPAFLVLYTRTPETAARFDSYRIRLEAGGEEPREAVRAADATPQQVRFDGLTPGRLYNITMWTLSRNVSSHPVQRQARLFPLPITQLNATAIGAREITLAWDRPAGDWTAFEVQYLAAADRLESAGATRPGITLGALAPHTLYTFTVEVLSGTPATILTRSRALSASFRTLAAPPAAPAAFHPTDAKPTELAFAWRLPPRDAHGDLLAFHLAYWPLGAPDLAREIAFPPDAEGGAVKGLRAGGTYEFELRGETTAGRGAAARWRQHMAIAAPPRPRAQALPTAVRRTSSTLVVRFRADYFSPANGNVTAYTLVLGEEPRNDTPARLPSWRDVQRLPVWPPYQVTEPYYPFHSSAVEEFTVGSERCEGGGRAYCNGPLKPNTKYFVKLRAFTAPDKFTDTAYAPVYTEADNTAWIAGGASAVLIALGAGVAALALRRRRLRRAAPRPRAPAPASRPVRVADFVEHYRLMSADSDFRFSEEFEELKSVGREQPCTAADLPVNRPKNRFTNILPYDHSRYKLQPVDDEEGSDYINANYVPGDSSPREFIVTQGPLHCTRDDFWRMCWESGSRAIVMLTRCVEKGREKCDRYWPYDTRPVYYGDIAVTALNESRYPDWTVTELGVCRGAEQRVLVHFHFTTWPDFGVPEPPTTLARFVRAFRERCPPDGRPVVVHCSAGVGRSGTFITLDRALQQLARHADTLDVFGMVHAMRRERVWMVQTEQQYICIHQCVVAALEGRDLAPPPPNNHHLNAAFEDDEGIAESGM, encoded by the exons ATGGTTTATTCACTAGAAACTGGAGACTGTGTAAAACTAAAAGAGAAAGTGTCGTGTGAAATCAGAGTTTTGCCTTCAATGATGTGGAAGAGGTCGATTGTGCAAGTTATGTCTGTGTGGCCTGTCTATCGTGGGTCTACTCCTCTTATTTTAGTCCTGCCGTTTGTCTtccttatattatta ACGGCAGTAGGTGTAAGTTCTGCTGCAGACCTAGTGATAGAAATTCCAGGATGGGGTGGGGAAGACGGAGAGGAGGCACATTACCGCCTTGACTATCGGCCTCCTCATGGTTCCCCTGCCCCCAATTTTACGGTACCTGCCCGGGCTTCGACAATAAATTTTCAGGGTTTACCGGGCACAAAATACCACTTCATGCTCTATTATTCAAATGCTACTTTTGCAGACCTTCTCACATGGAATCAAACTATAATTACAG CGCCTGAGCCACCACGCAATTTGACGGTGACTTTGGGACGCAACAAACAGGCAGCCATCTCATGGGCCCCTCCTCTGCATGGAGATTTTACTGCTTTTCGACTGCGGGTGGTGGCGCTGGCGGGCGAAACTGGCGCGCGTAACCTTAGCGTGCAAGTGGACGCGCCCGACAACGGCACCTGGAGTCACGTACTGCGCGATCTGTCGCCGGGCGCCACTTATCAACTGCACGCCTTCACGCTGCTGCACGACAAGGAAAGCGCCGCCTACGCCTCCTTCAACTTCACCACCA AACCCAACACGCCGGGGAAGTTCATCGTCTGGTTCCGCAACGAGACGACGCTGCTGGTGCTCTGGCAGCCGCCGTACCCGCCCGGGGCCTACACGCACTACAAGGTGTCCATCGAGCCGCGCGACGCACGCGATTCGGAGCTGTACGTGGAGAAGGAGGGCGAGCCGCCGGGGCCGGCCCAGGCCGCCTTCAAGGGGCTGGTCCCGGGGCGCGCCTACAACATTTCCGTGCAGACCGTGTCCGACGCGCAGCTCTCGCCGCCCACCACCGCGCAGTACCGCACCGTGCCGCTGCGCCCCAGGAACCTCACGCTAGCGCCGCCGCCCGCCGCGCTCACCGAGACGTCGTTCACCGTGGCCTGGCTGCCGCCCGCCGAGAGGAGCGAGTTCCAGAAGTACCAGATCGCAGTGTCGGCGGGCGGAGGCGGCGGCGGCGCGGGCGCGCGGCGGCTTCCGGCCGTGGTCCGGGGCCGCGACGAGCCGACGCTGTGCTCTTTCGACGGCCTCGAGCCGGGCAAGCACTACGCCGTGGCCGTCAAGACCATGTCCGGCAAGGTCACCTCGTGGCCGGCCGCCACCGAGCTCACTCTCA AGCCGCTGCCGGTCCGCGAGCTGGGCTGGCGGCGTTCGGAGGAGCCCGAATCCGACCGAGGCGGAGAAGCCCGAGGAGGCGGAGTGCTGCTGTGGTGGACGCCGGCGCCCGAGAGCACCCAGGACGAGTACAAG GTCTCGTGGGCCGAGGCGGGCGAAGACAGCAACTGGTCGACCACGAACGTGGCCAACGCGACGCTGGCGTCGCTGCTCCCGGGCCGCAACTACAGCGTGAGCGTGGTTGCCGTGTCGCGCGGAGTGGCCTCCAACGAGACGTCAGTGGCGGTCGCCACGCGGCCTTTGGCGCCCGTCTTGCGGGCCGTTCTGCCGTCGCGCACGTCGTTGCGGCTGGAATGGAGCTCCGACGTCGACTCACGCCAGGACGAGTACGAGCTGCGCTACCGCCGCGTTGACTCCGCCGAGCCCCCGAGGACGTTGCGAAGCGCCGAACCGGGCGCCACGCTCGAGGGTCTCGAGCCGGGCGCCGTCTACGAGCTCGAGCTGGCGGCCCTGAGCCGCGGGCTCCGCGGAGAGCCGCTGCTCACGGAGCGCGCCACGCGGCCGCTCCCGCCCGAATGGCTGGCGGTGGAGCGCGCCACCTCCAACTCGGTGGTGGCGCGATGGCGAGGCCCTCTCGGCGGAGAGTCGGGTGCCTTCTCGCTGCGGTACCGCGCCGGCGCCGCTGCCTGGCGTCGGCTGCCGCCGCTGCCGGCCGACGCGACGCACGCCGAGATCGCCAACATGACTCACGGCGAGCGCTACTCCATCGCTCTGGACACGCTCAGTCGCAGTCCGGCGCACGGCGACCCCGTCGAGGGCGGGGAGCCGCGCCTGGCGCAGCACACCGTGC GTCCCAACCCCGTGTCGAACGTGGCGCAGCTGGCGGACACGCGAAACATGACGCTGGAGTGGCCTCGGCCCGAGGGCCGCGTGGACGCCTACCGCGTGCGCTGGTGGCCCGCCGAGGACGAGGGTGGCGCGGCGCCGGAGGGCGGCGAGGGCGGCGGCGAGCGCAACGTCAGCGCCGGCGAGGGCCGCAGCGCCCGGGTGCTGCTCGCCGGTCTGCGTCCCGGCCGCGGCTACTCGGTGGCCATAGAGGCGCTCTCGTACGAGCTGGCCAGCGACGTGTTCGCGATGCACACTCGCACGCGGCCCCTCGTCCAGTCGGAGATGACGATCGTGACGCAGGGCGGCGAGGACGCCGAGACTGAGGCGGCGCCCGCCTTCCTGGTGCTGTACACGCGCACGCCCGAGACGGCCGCCCGCTTCGACTCGTACCGCATCCGGCTGGAGGCGGGCGGCGAGGAACCGCGCGAGGCGGTGCGCGCGGCCGACGCGACGCCGCAGCAGGTGCGCTTCGACGGCCTCACGCCGGGCCGCCTCTACAACATCACCATGTGGACGCTGTCGCGCAACGTCTCCTCTCACCCCGTGCAGCGCCAGGCGCGTCTGT TCCCGCTGCCGATAACGCAGTTGAACGCGACGGCCATCGGAGCGCGAGAGATCACGCTGGCGTGGGACAGACCGGCCGGAGACTGGACCGCCTTCGAGGTGCAGTACCTCGCCGCCGCCGACCGCCTCGAGAGCGCCGGCGCGACGCGGCCCGGCATCACGCTGGGCGCGCTGGCGCCGCACACGCTCTACACTTTCACCGTGGAGGTGCTGTCGGGCACGCCGGCGACCATCCTGACGCGCTCGCGCGCCCTCTCCGCGAGCTTCCGCACGCTGGCCGCGCCGCCGGCCGCGCCCGCCGCGTTCCATCCGACCGACGCGAAACCGACCGAACTCGCTTTCGCCTGGCGCCTCCCGCCGCGCGACGCCCACGGCGACCTGCTCGCCTTCCATCTGGCCTACTGGCCGCTCGGCGCGCCGGACCTGGCCCGCGAGATCGCGTTTCCGCCGGACGCCGAGGGCGGCGCCGTGAAGGGGCTGCGCGCCGGCGGCACCTACGAGTTCGAGCTGCGCGGCGAGACTACCGCCGGACGCGGGGCGGCGGCGCGCTGGCGCCAGCACATGGCGATCGCGGCGCCGCCGAGACCGCGCGCTCAGGCCCTCCCGACCGCCGTGCGACGAACCTCGTCCACGCTGGTGGTTCGCTTCCGAGCCGACTACTTCTCGCCGGCCAACGGCAACGTCACGGCCTACACGCTGGTGCTCGGCGAGGAGCCGCGCAACGATACGCCGGCGCGCCTGCCGTCCTGGCGGGACGTGCAGCGACTGCCCGTGTGGCCGCCCTACCAGGTCACGGAGCCCTACTACCCGTTCCACTCGAGCGCCGTGGAGGAGTTCACGGTCGGCTCCGAGCGCTGCGAGGGCGGCGGCCGCGCCTACTGCAACGGCCCTCTCAAGCCCAACACCAAGTACTTCGTGAAGCTGCGGGCCTTCACGGCGCCGGACAAGTTCACCGACACCGCCTACGCGCCCGTCTACACCG AGGCCGACAACACGGCGTGGATAGCGGGCGGGGCGTCGGCGGTGCTGATCGCGCTCGGGGCCGGCGTGGCGGCTCTGGCGCTGCGCCGCCGCCGTCTGCGACGCGCCGCCCCGCGGCCCCGCGCGCCCGCGCCCGCCTCGCGGCCGGTGCGCGTCGCCGACTTCGTGGAGCACTACCGCCTCATGTCCGCCGACTCCGACTTCCGCTTCAGCGAGGAGTTCGAGGAGCTGAAGAGCGTCGGCCGCGAACAGCCGTGCACGGCCGCCGACCTACCCGTCAACCGGCCCAAGAACCGCTTCACCAACATCCTGCCGTACGACCACTCGCGCTACAAGCTGCAGCCCGTGGACGACGAGGAGGGCTCCGACTACATCAACGCCAACTACGTGCCCGGCGACAGCTCGCCGCGCGAGTTCATCGTGACGCAGGGCCCGCTGCACTGCACCCGGGACGACTTCTGGCGCATGTGCTGGGAGTCGGGCTCCCGGGCCATCGTGATGCTCACGCGCTGCGTGGAGAAGGGTCGCGAGAAGTGCGACCGCTACTGGCCCTACGACACGCGGCCCGTCTACTACGGCGACATCGCCGTCACCGCGCTCAACGAGAGCCGCTACCCCGACTGGACGGTCACCGAGCTGGGCGTGTGCCGCGGCGCCGAGCAGCGCGTGCTCGTGCACTTCCACTTCACCACGTGGCCCGACTTCGGCGTGCCGGAGCCGCCGACCACGCTGGCGCGATTCGTGCGCGCCTTCCGGGAGCGCTGCCCGCCCGACGGCCGGCCCGTGGTCGTGCACTGCAGCGCGGGCGTGGGCCGCTCGGGCACTTTCATCACGCTCGACCGCGCGCTGCAGCAGCTGGCGCGCCACGCCGACACTCTCGACGTCTTCGGCATGGTGCACGCCATGCGGCGCGAGCGCGTGTGGATGGTGCAGACGGAGCAGCAGTACATCTGCATCCACCAGTGCGTCGTGGCGGCGCTCGAGGGCCGCGACCTGGCCCCGCCCCCGCCCAACAACCATCACCTCAACGCCGCCTTCGAAG ACGACGAGGGCATCGCCGAGTCGGGCATGTGA
- the LOC110998366 gene encoding caseinolytic peptidase B protein homolog isoform X2 — MAHITVCSAAKLTRLAPGSLKILAVPLRRSITASVLHNSKHERSNKHKKYAYAATSIGLALLAGSHIYNEKKFFKAAQLGNIPELQKQVAAAKDSGYAGAGNEGPADRRHSLGWTALMVAAANDHSTAVKELLKLGAKPDSREQYAGASATAASTGLHPLEVLQRREDEFCGSMNARASFLGWTALHYAALSDSTASAEALLEAGADPTVRDHAGRRALHYARDPSPTRDVIVEHARRWEEAAAAAAAEERRRFPLEQRLKQFIVGQQAAIETVAAAVRRKENGWADEDHPLVFLFLGSSGIGKTELAKQLARYMHRDDPAAFIRLDMSEYQEKHEVAKLIGAPPGYVGHEEGGQLTRALARRADAVVLFDEVDKAHPDVLTVLLQLFDEGRLTDGKGKLIECKNAIFVMTSNLAADEIAQYGLQLRREQEALRAQRMRARAAQAVRAEEGPERSPEVSRQFKDEVVRPILKKHFGRDEFLGRINEIVYFLPFSRQELLTLVQRELARWADKARVRHQLELRWEGGALGALADGYDVHYGARSITHEVERRVVNMIALAAERGALAKGSAVLLLEADGRLALAVRPPAARDFRRLDLDAL; from the exons ATGGCTCATATAACAGTATGTTCAGCTGCAAAACTGACGCGACTAGCACCAGGGTCTCTGAAAATATTGGCTGTGCCTTTGCGGCGAAGTATAACTGCAAGCGTTTTACACAACAGCAAACATGAGAGATCTAACAAACATAAGAAATATGCGTATGCTGCTACTTCCATTGGCTTAGCCTTGCTGGCTGGATCGCACATATATAATG aaaaaaagttttttaaagcGGCTCAACTTGGAAACATTCCTGAACTTCAAAA GCAGGTTGCGGCTGCAAAAGACAGCGGATATGCCGGAGCCGGTAACGAAGGTCCAGCGGATCGGCGGCACTCACTGGGTTGGACGGCGCTCATGGTGGCCGCCGCCAACGACCACTCGACCGCCGTCAAAGAGCTGCTGAAACTGGGCGCCAAACCCGACTCGCGCGAACAATACGCCGGGGCTTCGGCCACCGCCGCTTCGACGGGCCTGCACCCACTGGAGGTCTTACAGAGGAGAGAAGATGAATTCTGCGGGTCGATGAATGCGAGGGCCTCCTTCTTGGGGTGGACGGCCCTGCATTACGCCGCGCTGTCGGACTCTACTGCGTCTGCAGAGGCTCTGTTAGAAGCCGGAGCCGATCCCACGGTGCGCGACCACGCCGGCCGTCGCGCTCTGCACTACGCCCGAGACCCTTCGCCGACGCGCGACGTCATCGTCGAGCACGCGCGCCGCTGGGAGGaggccgccgccgccgccgcggCCGAAGAGCGGCGCCGGTTTCCACTCGAACAGCGCCTCAAGCAGTTCATCGTGGGTCAGCAGGCGGCCATCGAGACGGTCGCCGCCGCCGTCCGGCGGAAGGAGAACGGCTGGGCGGACGAGGACCACCCTCTCGTGTTCCTTTTCCTCGGTAGCTCCGGCATCGGTAAAACGGAGCTGGCCAAGCAGCTGGCGCGGTACATGCACAGGGATGACCCCGCGGCGTTCATTCGGCTGGACATGTCGGAGTACCAAGAGAAGCACGAGGTGGCCAAACTCATCGGCGCGCCGCCAGGCTACGTGGGCCACGAGGAGGGCGGTCAGTTGACGAGGGCCCTCGCCCGGCGCGCCGATGCCGTCGTGCTCTTCGACGAGGTCGACAAGGCCCACCCCGACGTTCTCACCGTGCTGCTGCAGCTCTTCGACGAGGGTCGCCTGACGGACGGCAAGGGCAAGTTGATCGAGTGCAAGAATGCCATCTTCGTGATGACGTCGAACCTGGCCGCGGACGAGATCGCCCAGTACGGCCTGCAGCTGCGCCGCGAGCAGGAGGCGCTCCGGGCGCAGAGGATGAGAGCCCGCGCCGCGCAAG CCGTGCGGGCCGAGGAGGGCCCCGAGCGATCCCCGGAGGTGTCGCGGCAGTTCAAGGACGAGGTGGTGCGTCCCATCCTGAAGAAGCACTTCGGGCGCGACGAATTCCTCGGCCGGATCAACGAGATCGTTTACTTCCTGCCTTTCTCGCGCCAGGAGTTGCTCACGCTGGTGCAGCGCGAGCTGGCGCGGTGGGCCGACAAGGCGCGAGTGCGCCACCAGCTGGAGCTGCGATGGGAAGGCGGCGCGCTGGGCGCTCTGGCCGACGGCTACGACGTGCACTACGGCGCGCGCTCCATCACGCACGAGGTGGAACGCCGCGTCGTCAACATGATCGCCCTGGCCGCGGAACGCGGCGCTCTCGCCAAGGGCTCCGCCGTGCTGCTGCTCGAGGCCGACGGCCGCCTGGCGCTGGCCGTGCGCCCGCCGGCCGCCCGCGACTTCCGCCGCCTCGACCTGGACGCCCTCTGA